A stretch of DNA from Lysinibacillus sp. B2A1:
CATTCCATTTGAACAAAAAGACGTAAAAGATGGAGAATGGTCTGAATTAAAGGATCGCCATGCTCGAAAAAATCGTGTGAAGCATGAAAATGAAATCGATGCAAAAGCAAAATCATTAGTTCGTAAGCCGAAAAAAGTAAAACCAGGCTATAAACGTAATATGAAATGGGAAATGGAAAAAATAAAAAAACGTGAACGTCGCTTAAAAGCTCGCGGTAAAAAATAAGGAGGCATTCTTATGCTACTTGGATCACATGTTTCAATGAGTGGAAAGGAAATGCTACTTGGGTCAAGTAAAGAGGCCCTTTCATATGGGGCAAATACTTTTATGATTTATACGGGAGCACCTCAGAACACTCGTCGTAAAGCTATTGCTGACCTTAATATTATGAACGGTTTATTACACATGAAGGAGCATGGTATGACAAACATTGTTGTCCATGCACCTTATATCATTAATATTGCAAATACAGAAAAACCTGAAACCTTTCGTCTTGGTGTAGATTTTCTACAATCTGAAATTGAACGTACAGCTGCGTTGGAAGCAAATCAAATTGTTTTACATCCAGGTGCTCATGTTGGAGCTGGCGCTGATGCAGGTATTACCAAAATTATTGAAGGCTTAAATGAAGTGCTATCACAGGATTATCCTGTCCAAATTGCATTAGAGACGATGGCGGGCAAAGGAACAGAATGTGGTCGTTCTTTTGAAGAGCTTGCCAAAATTATCGATGGTGTGACGAATAATGAACGCCTTTCTATCTGTTTCGATACATGTCATACGCATGATGCTGGCTACAATATTGTTGAGGACTTTGATGGTGTATTGAATGAATTTGATAAAATTATCGGTATTAACCGTATTAAAGTTCTTCATATCAATGACTCTAAAAATGTTCGAGGTGCAGGAAAAGACCGCCACGAAAATATTGGCTTTGGTCATATTGGCTTTGAGGCATTAAATTATGTGGTGCACCATCCGCAATTAAAGGAGATTCCTAAAATCCTAGAAACTCCGTATGTTGCGTTAAATAGTGATGCAAAATCCAAATCGGCACCTTATAAGTATGAACTAGAGATGTTCCGAAGTGGTGAATTTAAACCTGAGTTAATCACTGCGCTAAAAGAAGGATAAGAACACAAAATGCCCGAAATCAGTGAATTGAACACTGTTTTTCGGGCATTTTCAATTATTTCGTAAAAAGTGCGATAAGCTGACGAGAGCGCTTTCTACCTAAAACAGCTTCAACCTCTACAAGTATATCTTTTGGTATGCCTAAAAAAAGCCAAGAAAATGAGAATTGCTCCAAATGGGGCCGAAGCTTTTTTACTTCAGATGTCGTAATGTCAAATCCTTCAGCACGAGCGATGGAAACAATTTCCTTATCACTACTTTGCGCTAATTGCTGTAAAAATTGAATACTCAAAGAGAATCCTCCTTCAAAATTTTATTTTATGAAAATTTTCATATGAGCACGCGACAAATAGGGCAATCGTTCAAATTGCACTGGAAGCAGCTTCAACCCTTTAAATAAAATTGCTTGAACACAACATTTCTACCAGAACATAAAACATAGGAATCTTTTTTTCTTTACAAAAACCAAGCTTTCATATATACTAACATTTTGTAAATCGTAATGATTTTGAATTAGAAAGAAGCGATCATGCATGAAAAAATCATTAATTAACATTGAAAACGTGTCATTTCAATATGACTATACACAAGTATTAAAAAATATCTCTTTCCGTGTAGAAGAGGGAGATTTTTTAGCACTGCTCGGTCCAAATGGCTCTGGGAAATCTACATTATTAAAAATTATTTTAGGACTATTAAGACCTATGTCTGGAGAAATAAAGTTATTTGGTGAACCAAGCACAACTTTTAAGCACCGTGAATGGATAGGGTATGTTTCACAAAAATCCAATGCCTTCAATTCAGGATTTCCAGCAACCGTCCAAGAGGTAGTAAAAAGTGGATTAACGAAAAAATTAGGGCTATTTAAAAGACTAGGACGCGATGCAAAAGAAAAAGTACTGGAGGCCTTAAAAGCTGTT
This window harbors:
- a CDS encoding deoxyribonuclease IV, which translates into the protein MLLGSHVSMSGKEMLLGSSKEALSYGANTFMIYTGAPQNTRRKAIADLNIMNGLLHMKEHGMTNIVVHAPYIINIANTEKPETFRLGVDFLQSEIERTAALEANQIVLHPGAHVGAGADAGITKIIEGLNEVLSQDYPVQIALETMAGKGTECGRSFEELAKIIDGVTNNERLSICFDTCHTHDAGYNIVEDFDGVLNEFDKIIGINRIKVLHINDSKNVRGAGKDRHENIGFGHIGFEALNYVVHHPQLKEIPKILETPYVALNSDAKSKSAPYKYELEMFRSGEFKPELITALKEG
- a CDS encoding endonuclease IV, giving the protein MSIQFLQQLAQSSDKEIVSIARAEGFDITTSEVKKLRPHLEQFSFSWLFLGIPKDILVEVEAVLGRKRSRQLIALFTK
- a CDS encoding zinc ABC transporter ATP-binding protein, yielding MKKSLINIENVSFQYDYTQVLKNISFRVEEGDFLALLGPNGSGKSTLLKIILGLLRPMSGEIKLFGEPSTTFKHREWIGYVSQKSNAFNSGFPATVQEVVKSGLTKKLGLFKRLGRDAKEKVLEALKAVGMDAFMHRNIGDLSGGQQQRVFIARALVSEPRLLILDEPTVGIDHENVQSFYDMLAKLNREQGITMILVTHDVDTVSNRISHVACLNQTIHFHGYKNEFDSISQDALDAWYGHSVRKIH